The following are from one region of the Vibrio rarus genome:
- a CDS encoding uroporphyrinogen-III C-methyltransferase, with the protein MTDDKKLDNDNQVSKSEPVATSPKPKKAPASKNEKSNKNAQPNKQAKRIAIAAVIISLITTGGGFFYINQQNQALQQQLSSVSSQLVTAQKTINNQLQETQQASSKAADEAVNRTEVLMAQQQKSIESLQLAISDVKGRRPNDWLLAEADYLVKLAGRKLFLEHDLVTATKLMEAADQRIATLNDPSLVPLRQAMANDITKLRGLPLVDKDGIALQLIALQEQVDTLPLANAILPETPDTAEKHVSKDIQDWKSNLSTSLTNFAEHFITFRVRDGSAVPLLSPQQHFYLRENIKAKLETAIKATYSEQEAIYQKSLNVALEWSQTYLDQDAKSVTEFDNSLATLSKAKVDLAFPAKLETSQLIADIIRERLRREVTTIATEENK; encoded by the coding sequence ATGACTGACGACAAAAAACTCGATAACGACAATCAAGTTAGCAAGAGTGAGCCCGTTGCAACTTCGCCTAAGCCAAAAAAAGCACCGGCCTCGAAGAACGAGAAGTCGAATAAAAATGCTCAACCCAACAAGCAAGCAAAACGCATTGCCATTGCTGCTGTGATCATCTCTTTAATCACGACTGGGGGCGGTTTTTTTTATATAAATCAACAAAACCAAGCTCTACAACAGCAACTCTCCTCGGTCTCTAGCCAACTCGTCACAGCACAAAAAACCATTAATAACCAACTACAAGAAACACAACAAGCCAGCAGCAAAGCGGCTGATGAAGCCGTTAATAGAACCGAAGTCTTAATGGCGCAACAACAAAAAAGTATCGAAAGCCTTCAGTTAGCCATCTCCGATGTCAAAGGCCGTCGCCCTAATGATTGGCTGTTAGCCGAAGCAGACTACTTAGTTAAACTCGCTGGACGTAAGCTGTTCTTAGAGCATGACTTAGTTACCGCAACCAAGTTAATGGAAGCTGCCGACCAACGCATCGCAACCCTCAATGACCCAAGCCTTGTACCACTACGCCAAGCTATGGCTAATGACATAACAAAACTGCGAGGTTTACCTTTAGTTGATAAAGACGGCATCGCATTACAATTAATCGCACTGCAAGAGCAGGTTGATACACTGCCATTGGCTAACGCCATCTTGCCAGAAACACCAGATACTGCAGAAAAGCATGTTTCTAAGGATATCCAAGACTGGAAGAGTAACCTTTCAACTTCATTGACGAATTTCGCAGAGCATTTCATTACATTCAGAGTAAGGGATGGTAGCGCGGTACCTTTGTTATCACCACAGCAACACTTTTACTTACGCGAAAATATCAAAGCAAAACTTGAAACAGCAATTAAAGCCACCTACTCAGAACAAGAGGCGATTTACCAAAAAAGCCTGAACGTCGCCTTAGAGTGGAGCCAAACCTATCTTGATCAAGATGCAAAATCTGTTACAGAGTTTGATAACTCACTGGCAACGCTTTCTAAAGCAAAGGTTGACTTAGCCTTTCCAGCTAAACTGGAAACTAGTCAGCTGATTGCAGATATTATTCGTGAACGTCTACGTAGAGAAGTAACGACAATTGCGACGGAGGAAAACAAATGA
- a CDS encoding uroporphyrinogen-III synthase: MKALIVRPQPAAKELCSALQQLGVVSQYCSVVSFQQSTLTSANLAHLLDSEIIIAVSQPAVSYADLWLKQNGKSWPPLGLYFAIGSKTASCLHSTAQHQPNFPSSEDSEGLLELLSRQPLKNRKISILRGDGGRELIFEELQRSGAQVAYIESYFRQWNHFDGHKEVTGWQQLKIDTLIVTSFEQLKFFAQQIPTQHKNWLHSLKLMVPSDRIVQLALQLGFVHIHNLQGASNQTIVNSIQGELHRKI; encoded by the coding sequence ATGAAGGCGCTCATTGTCCGACCTCAACCAGCGGCCAAGGAACTCTGTAGCGCCTTGCAACAACTAGGAGTAGTAAGCCAATACTGCTCCGTTGTTTCATTCCAACAATCTACACTCACTTCGGCCAACCTTGCACACCTGCTCGATTCTGAAATTATCATCGCCGTTAGCCAACCTGCCGTTTCCTATGCCGATCTGTGGCTCAAACAAAACGGAAAAAGCTGGCCTCCATTAGGCTTGTACTTTGCGATTGGATCTAAGACGGCCTCTTGCTTACACAGCACCGCTCAACATCAGCCAAACTTCCCTTCCTCTGAAGATAGTGAGGGCTTACTCGAATTATTATCACGTCAGCCATTAAAAAACCGCAAAATATCCATCTTACGTGGGGATGGCGGTCGAGAGCTTATCTTCGAGGAACTACAGCGGTCGGGCGCTCAAGTGGCTTATATTGAAAGCTACTTTCGCCAATGGAATCACTTTGATGGGCATAAGGAGGTAACGGGTTGGCAGCAACTAAAAATAGATACTTTAATCGTTACCAGTTTTGAACAATTAAAATTCTTTGCACAACAAATACCTACCCAGCATAAAAATTGGTTACACTCTTTAAAGTTGATGGTTCCCAGTGATCGGATTGTGCAATTAGCCTTACAGCTAGGCTTTGTTCATATCCATAATCTACAAGGTGCATCCAATCAAACCATCGTTAACAGCATTCAAGGCGAATTACATAGGAAAATATAA
- the hemC gene encoding hydroxymethylbilane synthase, with protein MQKQTLRIATRKSPLALWQAHYVKSRLESIHADLNVELVTMVTKGDIILDTPLAKVGGKGLFVKELEVAMLEGRADIAVHSMKDVPVDFPEGLGLAVICQREDPRDAFVSNTYNNIDELPLGSVVGTCSLRRQCQISAARPDLIIKELRGNVGTRLGKLDDGQYDAIILAAAGLKRLELEQRIASYLEPESSLPAVGQGAVGIECRVEDERILQLIQPLNDRDTSDRVLAERAMNLALEGGCQVPIGSYCVITPDNQLYLRGLVGRPDGSEIIKAEIRGERSQAVALGEALAQELLRDGAKDILSQVYSQG; from the coding sequence ATGCAAAAACAAACTCTACGAATAGCCACTAGAAAAAGCCCTCTTGCCTTATGGCAAGCACACTATGTTAAATCTCGTCTAGAGAGCATTCATGCCGATTTGAATGTTGAACTGGTCACTATGGTGACTAAGGGAGATATCATCCTAGACACCCCATTAGCTAAAGTGGGTGGTAAAGGGTTATTTGTAAAAGAGTTAGAAGTCGCCATGCTAGAAGGGCGCGCCGATATTGCTGTGCACTCTATGAAAGATGTGCCAGTGGATTTCCCTGAAGGGCTGGGGCTTGCCGTCATTTGTCAGCGCGAAGATCCAAGAGATGCCTTTGTTTCCAATACTTACAATAATATTGATGAGCTGCCACTAGGGTCAGTGGTGGGAACTTGCAGTTTGCGCCGCCAATGCCAAATCAGCGCTGCTCGCCCCGATCTCATTATCAAAGAATTACGCGGTAATGTTGGCACCCGTCTAGGTAAACTGGATGACGGCCAATATGATGCCATAATCCTTGCTGCTGCTGGATTAAAAAGACTCGAACTGGAACAGCGAATTGCCAGTTACCTTGAACCAGAATCCTCTCTTCCTGCTGTAGGGCAAGGAGCCGTTGGCATTGAGTGTCGTGTTGAGGATGAACGTATTTTACAATTAATCCAACCGCTCAACGACCGTGATACCTCTGACCGAGTGCTTGCTGAGCGCGCAATGAACCTTGCCCTTGAAGGCGGTTGCCAAGTACCAATTGGTAGTTATTGCGTTATTACTCCTGACAACCAACTCTATCTAAGAGGGTTAGTCGGAAGACCCGATGGTAGTGAAATTATCAAAGCAGAAATCCGCGGAGAACGCTCACAAGCTGTCGCCCTAGGCGAGGCGCTAGCTCAAGAACTATTGCGTGACGGGGCAAAAGACATTCTTAGCCAAGTATATAGCCAAGGCTAA